One region of Paenibacillus polymyxa M1 genomic DNA includes:
- a CDS encoding glycosyltransferase family 2 protein, protein MLVSIVILTLNNWKLTERCLDSIVRYTTIPYELICIDNGSTDGTQHQLRRRENVRLIENETNRGFAAACNQGIKASIGDTILLLNNDTMVSHHWLENLIHALFSSADIGIVGPVSNMVMPMQRLPMSYSTTETYHEFSKNFNVTNPSLWRDTTALSGFCMLFRRQLISQIGYLDEAFPGGGYEDIDFGYRTLKKGLRLLIAGDSHVHHEGNASFTHNSIDIVEWGQRNRRIFLRKWNFNPERLIYTLDEYFFPGQFAAGHPHHRPKDSSLPNGILIRDSKGNIYQIEKGLKRPVESLDTFHALHFRLDRVIQLSDSTVTSIPDGKPLLHNGQLREHFPAVYIARDPMNGMHLISHGLRYPFRDFESFRLLGYEVNESIPLSFAQLETFPIGPPIDTNVFEEHELIDYRLYMGPDHGLYYAEGGWLRPIPSKREVHVFRWHTQPPIPLPTDVFNRSPQGPTIVAL, encoded by the coding sequence ATGCTGGTCAGTATCGTTATCCTTACGTTAAACAACTGGAAACTAACAGAACGGTGTCTGGATAGCATCGTGCGCTACACTACCATTCCTTACGAATTGATCTGTATTGACAATGGATCGACAGACGGTACTCAACATCAACTACGTCGTCGGGAGAATGTACGTTTAATTGAGAATGAAACTAACCGTGGATTTGCAGCAGCTTGTAATCAAGGTATTAAGGCATCTATAGGGGATACTATTCTCCTGCTCAATAATGACACGATGGTATCTCACCATTGGCTGGAAAATTTAATTCATGCACTTTTTAGCTCAGCGGATATTGGCATTGTCGGTCCTGTGTCCAACATGGTGATGCCAATGCAACGCCTTCCCATGTCCTATTCAACCACAGAGACATATCATGAATTCAGCAAAAATTTTAATGTCACTAATCCCTCACTTTGGCGGGATACGACGGCTTTAAGCGGATTTTGTATGTTGTTCCGTCGTCAATTGATAAGTCAGATCGGGTATTTAGACGAAGCATTCCCGGGAGGTGGCTATGAAGATATTGATTTCGGGTATCGGACACTAAAAAAGGGATTAAGGCTCCTTATCGCAGGAGACAGTCATGTCCATCATGAGGGTAACGCAAGTTTTACACATAATTCAATCGATATAGTTGAATGGGGACAGAGAAATCGCCGAATATTTCTAAGAAAATGGAATTTTAACCCTGAACGCCTCATTTATACATTAGATGAATACTTTTTCCCCGGACAGTTTGCTGCGGGGCATCCGCACCATCGACCTAAGGATTCTTCCTTACCTAATGGAATACTCATTCGAGATTCCAAAGGAAATATTTATCAAATCGAGAAAGGACTGAAGCGGCCTGTCGAGTCGCTCGATACTTTTCATGCTCTTCATTTTCGTCTTGATCGGGTAATCCAGCTGTCGGATAGCACGGTGACCAGCATCCCCGACGGCAAGCCGTTACTGCATAATGGCCAACTTCGAGAGCATTTCCCAGCGGTTTACATCGCCAGAGATCCCATGAACGGTATGCACCTGATCAGCCATGGTCTGCGCTATCCCTTCCGCGATTTCGAATCGTTCCGTTTGCTGGGCTATGAGGTCAACGAATCGATTCCTCTTTCATTCGCGCAGCTGGAGACTTTCCCTATTGGTCCACCTATTGATACCAATGTTTTCGAAGAGCATGAGCTGATCGATTACCGGTTGTATATGGGCCCGGATCACGGACTATATTATGCAGAGGGCGGATGGTTGCGACCCATTCCCAGTAAAAGAGAGGTCCATGTGTTCAGATGGCATACACAGCCTCCTATTCCCCTTCCGACGGATGTATTTAACCGAAGCCCACAAGGTCCAACGATCGTGGCTTTATGA